One Nonomuraea angiospora DNA segment encodes these proteins:
- a CDS encoding DNRLRE domain-containing protein — translation MVSLASAPPAAAQSGPAEPGLLARASSWLTAQSSWLAGQVAGWFAEEPKGEIRPAQAPITLPGRDGTPAQLKLDPVKEPGKRVKELTGQRTAVSKTFELEDGRRQVEISAVRQHVRDESGTWRPVDTRVREQAEDGFTLAAERTGYVARFGERSDRLVRVGLGEAQVTFGLPGEPRTIKPEVDGAKVTYRGAFGEGADLVYEVTASGVKEGIVLARAPQGSPSYQFTVSMSGGLQAKANPDGSIGFVPPSGKAAVFTIPKPYMIDTADDAASPYGKRFSAAVTQTLGEQSTLTVTPDAGWLAAPERSWPVTIDPTVVIAPDWSTSSDAMIVSTSPTTNYDVDLRLSVGRSGTSVYRGLVRFDLTGLVPEGTTIDKAEMGLYYDQTLAGSTGSVALEARRVTQPWDPSTVTWNSINTAMGEVAATATFQAAQANLWHTYTVTDLARAWLAGTTPNHGVMVKAVNETVAAGGPQYAEGEWGKGFPENPMPKLTLTYGTPSVQLGRPLVVHATGAELAWKPYDGPGEVTEYQIHRSRDLSFTPSPATLVAPLDSKATTYVDTSATPNTKVAYQVVAVRSAGQASTSGPLIVELPNAGITAATIPPSADTTLTSCQPSVGHDKLGERANLSAGFGGTAFGTTRALLKFDTSIIPAGIKEVMANLRIFQVAHRGLEPSYHFYPLTRSFDEATASWQQAAPGVPWTKAGGDHETTSVGQGFFTSPTDPDFSHWWAPRGFDALVQRWISDPSTNHGLLLRADSESSKACPTSGDGDSFTSSEAAEPEVRPWLHVLYYDPTQTYSAPSTPSRMAGGEQRTVDVTITNTTSETWPAGTTRLGYFWKLPDGTDVTGDTQLFTPLEAALEPRDTVTVQAQVKAPTLASGNLADAASLVWDVHDTTTNSWKSASHQLPQLPQQIRLESPTSDLLGLEKFYAYTGKNTGAGATALVNPYAGNVVWNYNAFTNPSRGAQTFVRMTYNSLDTSASSMGYGWSLQTSTLQRLGSQLHLHPPGQVWPEQVRLTDGDGTTHVWLRDPPTCTSNCEYKHPRGVHLYLQKTGSADPLRQWVFTKPDRTQFFFDDEGFQSAIVDKNGNTMSFTYERRRSNNKPTKFLQYITDAAGRRTLTFDYYAKGQDYTYINDAGQPVNDTKLTNPHIIDNVESITDIAGRKVTFAYTDKGLMAKMVDGAGDEQAKTFAFTYDATQGNKNVKLVAVKDPRGHDTKLKYYEPQVDPEDKWKVETLTDRLDGVTKFDYVDPDGPQGAVINATVTDPLQQGTNKATRYVLDKYGRPDLITNANNEITDLEWDDDHNVTTLIEKGKDDGKTEYAVTTWEYDPKTGYPLKITDAEANENRTASTILIYEGPANFNGFVADLRFKTSPNGNTLGAGDGAKHYTWEFGYYGNGNLKTVTDPLGVLTADPDDYTTTYTYDPVGQLATSVDANGNTTTFTDYHPTGYPQKITDAYEHSTVTEYDVRGNVRSVTDALGKTTSQTYDIFKRPLESKVPKDQDASPPVFIVTPAPEYDANDNITKAIAPNGAVSTAVYDKADQLTESFLPKDSDNGPERKATFTWDLAGNLKNQTEPKGNLPGADPAQFTTTYTYDDIYQLIGVTATDVANARQNKITYEYNDVGNVTKVIDPRKNATADTGDYTAFYTYDRNHRVTTVKDAAGYETSTEYDLDGRVVGQTDQDDNKAITAYNERGDVVETKVPHSETDGVIKYVTTQFAYDQVGNKTKTITPRGVERGGDLVDFVAETKYDKLNRPIEEIYPYDRSDPVYNKPDSVLYAYDAVSRLKEISHPPSHGQSIRNVSTMTYWDNGWSKTTTDPWDIKTTYDYNEIGLQTNRTVTSAGGSSQRALDWSYYPDGKLKTHSDDGVPLGLDVVLSDNSDTDQTTTTGTWTLAGSGSASNIVGPQAEPATGFVGYDYATASAGTGQSSFAWNLTTPSDGTYKVQVRYPSGATATNAKYKIKHQNGEASVTLDQTKNPGTWVELGSYTFTAGTAHSVILTDDANGTVAADAVKLVRDNSGDTDGEKKDFTYTYDPNANLTAIRDKSPTAKIDLWDISYTNLNQIDTVKESLNGTLKNTTGYRYNENSAVIERTHDKTVATYGYDVRDLVEQVVNKKSATDLAPKTTRYTFTSRAERETETKANGNAVTYDYFLSGVLRHSLEKKPNATVVAEHTIGYQGNLQRASDHAKIQNADNPGAYLEHDYAYTYDPRDRITKTVKTPVGGGTAETETYSHDANSNVWEEEVLGKKTTFTYDRNRLMTSASGGQTSTYTYDPYGRLRTVQGGGKTWEKYTYDGFDHVTKHEKLGTDGTTNTVTSYTYDPLDRTTTKTEKEGTASAKTTTYSYLGLSGEVLDEEVAGKLVKSFQYSPWGERLSQVKAKTDGSEESSYYGYNPHTDVEQITSESGDTRATYGYTAYGKNDDKLFTGVDKPDPVDPTAKEEYNPYRFNAKRWDNSTGMYDMGFRDYNPGLNRFLNLDTYNGALDDLSLGLDPWTSNRYAFTGGNPINIVELDGHIPDDYANGKNGGYDGWQRDLKHYRNKSNNVNLPAGNPCRRGCSYSKKAPTGVDSAIANLSGALDGLWYMLTQPLTGDTPEEYINRKKNHGMECGCDLDPDSYWRGFRSGNDPSLFFPGPHGARIKGPGDFPFPIKTYNEIYPSGRGIIADLDENGIVTMAVEKADDTPRGSEMFGNAMKYFGGDVKGVKAYWQNGDKLRDNLDSFNAAIRSGMSLDDAARATFTGKMAGRHGFTRSVEFVELRGNHGEYTNVGVIFR, via the coding sequence GTGGTCTCGCTCGCTTCGGCACCGCCCGCCGCGGCGCAGAGCGGACCGGCTGAGCCTGGGCTGCTGGCACGCGCGTCGAGTTGGCTGACCGCGCAGTCGAGCTGGCTGGCCGGGCAGGTGGCCGGCTGGTTCGCCGAGGAGCCGAAGGGCGAGATACGCCCGGCTCAGGCGCCGATCACGTTGCCGGGGCGAGATGGCACGCCGGCGCAGCTGAAGCTGGATCCGGTCAAGGAGCCGGGCAAGCGGGTCAAGGAACTGACCGGGCAGCGCACCGCGGTGAGTAAGACCTTCGAGCTGGAGGATGGCCGCCGCCAGGTGGAGATCTCGGCGGTGCGCCAGCACGTGCGGGACGAGTCCGGCACGTGGCGGCCGGTGGACACCCGGGTGCGGGAGCAGGCCGAGGACGGGTTCACGCTGGCGGCCGAGCGGACCGGGTACGTCGCCCGGTTCGGCGAGCGCAGTGACCGGCTGGTGCGGGTCGGGCTCGGCGAGGCGCAGGTGACCTTCGGTCTGCCGGGCGAGCCGCGGACGATCAAGCCGGAGGTGGACGGAGCGAAGGTCACCTACCGGGGCGCGTTCGGTGAGGGCGCCGACCTGGTGTACGAGGTGACCGCGTCCGGGGTGAAGGAGGGCATCGTGCTCGCCCGCGCCCCGCAGGGCAGCCCGTCGTACCAGTTCACCGTCAGCATGTCCGGTGGCCTGCAGGCCAAGGCGAATCCGGACGGGTCGATCGGTTTCGTGCCGCCGTCCGGCAAGGCAGCGGTGTTCACGATCCCGAAGCCGTACATGATCGATACGGCCGACGACGCGGCCTCGCCGTACGGCAAGCGCTTCTCTGCCGCCGTCACCCAGACGCTGGGCGAGCAGTCGACCTTGACGGTCACCCCCGACGCGGGCTGGCTGGCCGCTCCCGAGCGCTCCTGGCCGGTGACCATCGACCCGACCGTCGTGATCGCACCGGACTGGTCAACCTCCAGCGACGCGATGATCGTCTCCACCTCGCCGACCACGAACTACGACGTCGACCTGCGGCTGAGCGTGGGCCGATCGGGGACGAGCGTGTACCGCGGCCTGGTGCGGTTCGACCTGACGGGGCTGGTCCCCGAGGGGACGACGATCGACAAGGCCGAGATGGGGCTGTACTACGACCAGACGCTGGCCGGCTCGACAGGATCGGTGGCGCTGGAGGCTCGGCGGGTGACCCAGCCGTGGGACCCCAGCACGGTGACCTGGAACTCGATCAACACCGCGATGGGCGAGGTCGCCGCCACCGCGACCTTCCAGGCCGCCCAGGCCAACCTCTGGCACACCTACACGGTCACCGACCTGGCCCGCGCCTGGCTGGCCGGGACGACGCCGAACCACGGCGTGATGGTCAAGGCGGTCAACGAGACGGTGGCGGCGGGCGGTCCGCAGTACGCGGAGGGCGAATGGGGCAAGGGCTTCCCGGAGAACCCGATGCCCAAGCTGACCCTGACCTACGGGACCCCGTCGGTGCAGCTCGGACGGCCGCTGGTGGTACACGCCACCGGCGCGGAGCTGGCCTGGAAGCCCTACGACGGGCCTGGCGAGGTCACCGAGTACCAAATACACCGCAGCCGGGACCTCTCCTTCACCCCGTCCCCGGCCACCCTGGTGGCGCCGCTGGACAGCAAGGCGACCACGTACGTGGACACCTCGGCCACGCCGAACACGAAGGTGGCCTACCAGGTGGTCGCCGTGCGTTCGGCCGGGCAGGCCTCGACATCGGGGCCGCTGATCGTGGAGCTGCCCAACGCGGGCATCACCGCGGCCACCATCCCGCCCAGCGCCGACACCACGCTGACCAGCTGCCAGCCCAGCGTCGGGCACGACAAGCTGGGCGAGCGCGCGAACCTGTCGGCCGGATTCGGCGGCACCGCCTTCGGCACCACCAGGGCGCTGCTGAAGTTCGACACCTCCATCATCCCGGCAGGCATCAAGGAGGTCATGGCGAACCTGCGGATCTTCCAGGTCGCCCACCGCGGCCTCGAGCCGAGCTACCACTTCTACCCGCTGACCCGCTCCTTCGACGAGGCCACCGCCTCCTGGCAGCAGGCCGCACCCGGCGTGCCCTGGACGAAGGCGGGCGGCGACCACGAGACCACCTCGGTGGGGCAGGGCTTCTTCACCTCCCCCACCGACCCCGACTTCTCACACTGGTGGGCGCCACGCGGGTTCGACGCGCTGGTGCAGCGCTGGATCAGCGACCCGTCCACCAACCACGGCCTGCTGCTGCGCGCCGACAGCGAGTCGTCCAAGGCCTGCCCGACCAGCGGCGACGGCGACTCCTTCACCTCCTCCGAGGCGGCCGAGCCGGAAGTGCGGCCGTGGCTGCACGTCCTCTACTACGACCCGACGCAGACCTACAGCGCCCCCAGCACCCCGTCCCGGATGGCCGGCGGCGAGCAGCGGACGGTCGACGTCACGATCACCAACACCACCAGCGAGACCTGGCCGGCCGGCACCACCCGGCTGGGCTACTTCTGGAAACTGCCGGACGGCACGGACGTGACCGGCGACACCCAGCTGTTCACCCCGCTGGAAGCAGCGCTGGAGCCACGTGACACGGTCACCGTTCAGGCCCAGGTCAAGGCCCCCACGCTGGCCTCGGGCAACCTGGCGGACGCCGCCTCGCTGGTGTGGGACGTGCACGACACCACTACCAACAGCTGGAAGTCCGCCAGCCACCAGCTGCCGCAACTGCCGCAGCAGATCCGCCTGGAGTCCCCGACCAGCGACCTGCTGGGGCTGGAGAAGTTCTACGCCTACACCGGCAAGAACACCGGCGCCGGAGCGACCGCCCTGGTCAACCCGTACGCGGGCAACGTGGTGTGGAACTACAACGCCTTCACCAACCCCTCCCGCGGCGCGCAGACGTTCGTCCGGATGACCTACAACAGCCTGGACACCAGCGCATCGTCGATGGGCTACGGCTGGTCGCTGCAGACCTCCACGCTGCAGCGCCTCGGCTCACAGTTGCACCTTCACCCTCCCGGTCAGGTCTGGCCCGAGCAGGTGCGGCTGACCGACGGGGACGGCACCACCCACGTGTGGCTGCGCGACCCGCCCACCTGCACCTCCAACTGCGAGTACAAGCACCCGCGCGGCGTGCATCTGTACCTGCAGAAGACCGGCTCGGCCGACCCGCTGCGGCAGTGGGTGTTCACCAAGCCGGACCGCACCCAGTTCTTCTTCGACGACGAGGGCTTCCAGTCGGCGATCGTCGACAAGAACGGCAACACCATGTCGTTCACCTACGAACGTCGCCGCTCCAACAACAAGCCGACCAAGTTCCTGCAGTACATCACCGACGCGGCCGGGCGTCGCACCCTGACCTTCGACTACTACGCCAAGGGCCAGGACTACACCTACATCAACGACGCCGGCCAGCCTGTCAACGACACCAAGCTGACCAACCCGCACATCATCGACAACGTCGAGTCGATCACCGACATCGCCGGCCGGAAGGTGACCTTCGCCTACACCGACAAGGGCCTGATGGCCAAGATGGTCGACGGCGCCGGCGACGAGCAAGCGAAGACGTTCGCCTTCACCTACGACGCCACCCAGGGCAACAAGAACGTCAAGCTCGTGGCCGTCAAGGACCCGCGCGGGCACGACACGAAGCTGAAGTACTACGAGCCGCAGGTCGACCCCGAGGACAAGTGGAAGGTCGAAACCCTCACCGACCGGCTCGACGGAGTCACCAAGTTCGACTACGTCGACCCAGACGGCCCGCAGGGCGCAGTCATCAACGCCACCGTTACCGACCCGCTCCAGCAAGGCACGAACAAGGCCACCAGGTACGTGCTGGACAAGTACGGCCGCCCGGATCTGATCACCAACGCCAACAACGAGATCACTGATCTGGAGTGGGACGACGACCACAACGTCACCACGCTGATCGAGAAGGGCAAGGACGACGGCAAGACGGAATATGCCGTTACGACGTGGGAGTACGACCCGAAGACCGGCTACCCGCTGAAGATCACCGACGCGGAGGCCAACGAGAACCGCACCGCCTCCACCATCCTGATCTACGAGGGTCCGGCCAACTTCAACGGTTTCGTCGCCGACCTGCGCTTCAAGACGAGCCCGAACGGCAACACCCTGGGGGCTGGCGACGGCGCGAAGCACTACACGTGGGAGTTCGGCTACTACGGCAACGGCAACCTGAAGACGGTTACCGATCCGCTCGGCGTCTTAACGGCCGATCCTGACGATTACACCACCACCTACACCTACGACCCTGTCGGCCAACTGGCCACGTCAGTCGACGCCAACGGCAACACCACCACCTTCACCGACTACCACCCGACCGGCTACCCCCAGAAGATCACCGACGCGTACGAGCACAGCACCGTCACCGAATACGACGTGCGCGGCAACGTGCGGTCGGTCACCGATGCACTCGGCAAGACCACCAGCCAGACCTACGACATCTTCAAACGCCCGCTCGAGTCCAAGGTCCCCAAGGACCAGGACGCCTCCCCGCCGGTGTTCATCGTCACCCCGGCCCCGGAATACGACGCCAACGACAACATCACCAAGGCGATAGCTCCCAACGGCGCCGTGTCCACCGCCGTCTACGACAAGGCCGACCAGCTGACAGAGTCGTTCCTGCCCAAGGACAGCGACAACGGACCGGAACGCAAGGCCACCTTCACGTGGGACCTGGCCGGCAATCTGAAGAACCAGACCGAACCCAAGGGCAACCTGCCCGGCGCGGACCCGGCCCAGTTCACCACCACGTACACGTACGACGACATCTACCAGCTAATCGGCGTCACTGCCACCGACGTCGCCAACGCTCGACAGAACAAGATCACCTACGAGTACAACGACGTCGGCAACGTCACCAAGGTCATCGACCCACGCAAGAACGCCACCGCCGACACCGGCGACTACACGGCGTTCTACACCTACGACCGCAACCACCGCGTCACCACCGTCAAGGACGCCGCCGGATACGAGACATCCACTGAGTACGACCTGGACGGCCGGGTTGTGGGCCAGACCGACCAGGACGACAACAAGGCGATCACCGCCTACAACGAGCGCGGCGACGTGGTCGAAACCAAGGTCCCGCATTCCGAGACCGACGGCGTCATCAAGTACGTCACCACCCAGTTCGCCTACGACCAGGTCGGCAACAAGACCAAGACCATAACCCCGCGCGGGGTAGAACGCGGCGGCGACCTGGTCGACTTCGTCGCCGAAACCAAGTACGACAAGCTCAACCGGCCGATCGAGGAGATCTACCCCTACGACCGGTCCGACCCGGTCTACAACAAGCCCGACAGCGTCCTGTACGCCTACGACGCGGTCTCCCGGCTGAAGGAGATCTCGCACCCGCCCTCGCACGGGCAGAGCATCCGCAACGTCTCCACGATGACCTACTGGGACAACGGCTGGTCCAAGACCACCACCGACCCGTGGGACATCAAGACCACCTACGACTACAACGAGATCGGCCTGCAGACCAACCGCACCGTCACCAGCGCGGGCGGCTCCAGCCAGCGGGCTTTGGACTGGTCGTACTACCCCGACGGCAAACTCAAGACCCACTCCGACGACGGAGTCCCCCTCGGCCTCGACGTCGTCCTGTCCGACAACTCCGACACCGACCAGACCACCACCACCGGCACCTGGACCCTCGCCGGCAGCGGCTCGGCATCCAACATCGTCGGCCCCCAGGCCGAGCCGGCCACCGGGTTCGTTGGCTACGACTACGCCACCGCGTCCGCGGGCACCGGCCAATCGTCGTTCGCCTGGAACCTGACCACCCCGTCGGATGGCACCTACAAGGTCCAGGTCCGGTACCCGTCCGGCGCCACGGCCACCAACGCCAAATACAAGATCAAGCACCAGAACGGCGAGGCCAGCGTCACCCTCGACCAGACCAAGAACCCCGGCACCTGGGTCGAACTCGGCTCCTACACCTTCACCGCCGGCACCGCCCACAGCGTCATCCTCACCGACGACGCCAACGGCACCGTGGCGGCCGATGCGGTCAAGCTGGTGCGCGACAACAGCGGCGACACTGACGGTGAGAAGAAGGACTTCACCTACACCTACGACCCCAACGCCAACCTCACCGCCATCCGGGACAAGTCCCCGACCGCCAAGATCGACCTGTGGGACATCTCCTACACCAACCTCAACCAGATCGACACCGTCAAGGAGTCGCTCAACGGCACGCTGAAGAACACCACCGGCTACCGCTACAACGAGAACAGCGCAGTCATTGAGCGCACCCACGATAAGACGGTCGCCACCTACGGCTACGACGTCCGTGACCTGGTCGAGCAGGTGGTCAACAAGAAGTCGGCCACCGACCTCGCGCCGAAGACCACCCGCTACACCTTCACGTCCCGCGCCGAACGCGAGACCGAGACCAAGGCCAACGGCAACGCCGTCACCTACGACTACTTCCTGTCCGGCGTCCTGCGCCACAGCCTGGAGAAGAAGCCCAACGCGACGGTGGTAGCCGAGCACACGATTGGTTACCAAGGCAATCTGCAGCGCGCCAGCGACCACGCCAAGATCCAGAACGCCGACAACCCCGGCGCCTACCTGGAACACGACTACGCCTACACTTACGACCCCCGCGACCGCATCACCAAGACGGTGAAGACCCCGGTCGGCGGCGGGACGGCGGAGACCGAGACCTACTCCCACGACGCCAACAGCAACGTGTGGGAAGAAGAGGTCCTCGGCAAGAAGACCACCTTCACCTACGACCGCAACCGCCTGATGACCTCAGCCAGTGGCGGGCAGACCAGCACGTACACCTACGACCCGTACGGGCGGCTGCGCACCGTCCAGGGCGGCGGCAAGACCTGGGAGAAGTACACCTACGACGGCTTCGACCACGTCACCAAACACGAAAAACTCGGCACCGACGGCACCACCAACACCGTCACCTCCTACACCTACGACCCACTCGACCGCACCACCACCAAGACCGAAAAGGAAGGCACCGCCTCAGCCAAAACCACCACCTACTCCTACCTCGGCCTCTCCGGCGAGGTCTTGGACGAAGAGGTGGCCGGCAAACTGGTCAAGTCCTTCCAGTACTCGCCGTGGGGCGAGCGCCTGTCCCAGGTCAAGGCGAAGACCGACGGGTCGGAGGAGTCGTCCTACTACGGTTACAACCCGCACACCGACGTCGAGCAGATCACCTCGGAGTCGGGCGACACCCGGGCCACCTACGGCTACACCGCCTACGGCAAGAACGACGACAAGCTCTTCACCGGCGTCGACAAACCAGACCCCGTCGACCCCACCGCCAAGGAGGAGTACAACCCCTATCGCTTCAACGCCAAGCGCTGGGACAACTCCACTGGCATGTACGACATGGGGTTCCGCGACTACAACCCTGGCCTTAATCGCTTCCTCAACCTCGATACCTACAACGGCGCCCTCGATGACCTGAGCCTTGGCCTCGATCCCTGGACTAGCAACCGCTACGCCTTCACTGGCGGCAACCCCATCAACATTGTGGAACTCGATGGCCACATTCCCGACGATTACGCCAATGGAAAGAACGGCGGTTATGACGGATGGCAGAGAGACCTAAAGCACTACCGAAATAAGAGCAACAACGTCAATCTACCGGCAGGCAATCCATGCAGAAGAGGGTGTAGCTACTCAAAGAAGGCCCCAACGGGGGTCGATAGTGCAATTGCTAACCTTAGTGGCGCCCTTGACGGCCTCTGGTACATGCTCACCCAGCCCCTTACGGGAGACACTCCTGAGGAGTACATCAATAGAAAAAAGAACCACGGAATGGAGTGCGGCTGCGATCTGGATCCCGACAGTTACTGGAGAGGATTCCGGAGCGGCAACGACCCATCTCTCTTCTTTCCGGGCCCGCACGGTGCGCGCATCAAGGGGCCTGGAGACTTCCCCTTTCCGATCAAGACATATAACGAGATCTATCCGAGCGGGCGGGGCATCATTGCCGATCTGGACGAGAACGGCATCGTGACGATGGCTGTAGAAAAGGCCGATGACACCCCTCGCGGCAGTGAGATGTTCGGAAACGCCATGAAGTATTTCGGAGGTGATGTGAAGGGAGTCAAGGCCTATTGGCAGAACGGGGACAAACTCAGGGATAATCTGGACTCGTTCAACGCGGCGATCCGGTCGGGTATGTCTCTTGATGACGCCGCACGTGCGACATTCACCGGCAAGATGGCGGGACGCCATGGATTTACACGCAGCGTCGAATTCGTAGAGCTGCGCGGAAATCACGGAGAATACACGAACGTGGGCGTGATTTTCCGGTAG
- a CDS encoding DUF932 domain-containing protein, which translates to MATTFKRAVTNIVCDNTMAAGLAERGQQVKIKHSRHSKFRITEAREALNIVYTLADEFSRAVGDLCRISVSRWQWNAFLDAHVSMPNHPGRSRTMAESKRDTLTRLWNHDLRVSPWQGTAWGVVQAVNTFAHHEQHVRGADRAERNMLRAATGGVDELDRDTLSTLSKVLDRSLAVSV; encoded by the coding sequence CTGGCCACCACCTTCAAGCGAGCGGTGACCAACATCGTGTGCGACAACACGATGGCTGCCGGGCTCGCCGAACGCGGACAGCAGGTCAAGATCAAGCACTCGCGGCACTCGAAGTTCCGGATCACTGAGGCGCGCGAGGCGCTGAACATCGTCTACACCCTGGCCGACGAGTTCTCGCGAGCTGTCGGAGACCTGTGCCGGATCTCGGTCAGCCGATGGCAGTGGAACGCCTTCCTGGACGCCCACGTCTCGATGCCCAACCATCCGGGCCGCAGCCGGACCATGGCCGAGAGCAAGCGCGACACACTGACCAGACTCTGGAACCACGACCTGCGGGTGTCGCCCTGGCAGGGGACGGCCTGGGGTGTGGTGCAGGCGGTCAACACCTTCGCCCACCACGAACAGCATGTACGGGGAGCCGATCGGGCCGAGCGCAACATGTTGCGTGCGGCCACCGGCGGCGTCGACGAACTCGACCGCGACACCCTGAGCACCCTCTCCAAGGTGTTGGACCGCTCACTCGCCGTCTCTGTCTGA
- a CDS encoding transposase has translation MMESMGKKKPRPRRSFTPEFKAEIVELCRRGDRSVGQVAKDFDLTETAVRQWIRQAEVDAGQRDGLTSSERQELEALRRENRRLREDVDVLKRATAFFAKETR, from the coding sequence ATGATGGAGAGCATGGGGAAGAAGAAGCCGCGTCCTCGCCGCTCGTTCACGCCGGAGTTCAAAGCCGAGATCGTCGAGCTGTGCCGGCGCGGTGACCGCTCGGTCGGTCAGGTGGCCAAGGACTTCGATCTGACCGAGACCGCGGTGCGCCAGTGGATCCGCCAGGCCGAGGTCGACGCCGGGCAGCGGGACGGGCTGACCAGCAGCGAACGCCAGGAACTGGAGGCGTTGCGGCGGGAGAATCGGCGGCTGCGCGAGGACGTCGACGTCCTCAAGCGAGCGACAGCTTTCTTCGCCAAGGAGACCCGGTGA
- the fxlM gene encoding methyltransferase, FxLD system, protein MTIDTLSSSESPDLARADMVAQLKERGSIRSPEVAAAFAKVPREKFAPEAPSIAAAYSAMDTVVTKRDASGKATSSVSAPWLQAEMLEAAQLTRGARVLEIGSGGYNAALIAEIVGPEGLVVTMDIDPFVTERATRFLTETGYPQVKVVLGDAEHIGDKDGPYDAILVTVGAWDCPWGHLLAPGGRMIVPLRFCGITRSITFVRDGDRLVGLDPTVCGFVPMQGAGAHHEQVAALAGGAVTLTLDGGPALDTDALDQALTGDACELWTGIVVRSNDPFDTLHLWLAAHDDTFGVIWPNPDHDGEGDLIKPVLRWFCPALVTSDSFAYLTYREAHRDHETEGRHLEFGIHSHGRHGVELAERLAAHLATWDREWRQHPGPQFTLHPADVVVSAPVIGRIFLKRHTQLVVDWSGLDPV, encoded by the coding sequence GTGACCATCGACACTCTGTCATCATCTGAGTCTCCGGATCTTGCGCGAGCCGACATGGTTGCCCAGCTGAAGGAACGGGGATCGATCCGCTCTCCTGAGGTCGCGGCAGCGTTCGCGAAGGTCCCACGCGAGAAGTTCGCCCCCGAAGCGCCGTCAATCGCCGCCGCTTACTCCGCCATGGACACCGTTGTCACCAAGCGTGATGCCAGCGGCAAGGCAACGAGTTCCGTCAGCGCTCCCTGGCTGCAAGCCGAGATGCTCGAAGCCGCCCAGCTCACGCGTGGGGCGCGAGTGCTGGAGATCGGCAGCGGCGGCTACAACGCGGCACTCATCGCCGAGATCGTCGGCCCGGAGGGGCTGGTGGTCACCATGGACATCGATCCGTTCGTCACCGAGCGAGCGACTCGCTTCCTCACCGAAACCGGCTACCCACAGGTGAAGGTCGTCCTCGGAGATGCCGAGCACATCGGCGATAAGGACGGCCCCTATGACGCCATCCTCGTCACGGTCGGTGCCTGGGACTGTCCGTGGGGGCACCTGCTCGCCCCAGGCGGCCGGATGATCGTCCCCTTGCGGTTCTGCGGGATCACTCGGTCGATCACCTTTGTCCGGGACGGTGACCGGCTCGTCGGGCTGGATCCGACGGTGTGCGGGTTCGTGCCGATGCAGGGCGCCGGAGCGCACCACGAGCAGGTCGCCGCTCTGGCCGGCGGAGCGGTCACGCTGACGCTCGATGGCGGGCCGGCCCTGGACACAGACGCACTCGACCAAGCGCTGACCGGCGACGCGTGCGAACTGTGGACCGGCATTGTCGTCCGTTCCAACGACCCCTTCGACACGTTGCACCTGTGGCTCGCGGCTCACGACGACACCTTCGGCGTGATCTGGCCGAACCCCGACCACGACGGCGAAGGCGACCTCATCAAACCTGTTCTGCGTTGGTTCTGCCCCGCCCTCGTGACTTCCGACAGCTTCGCCTACCTCACTTATCGAGAGGCACACCGGGACCATGAGACCGAAGGGCGCCACCTCGAGTTCGGTATCCACAGCCATGGCCGCCACGGCGTCGAGCTCGCCGAGCGACTTGCCGCTCACCTGGCGACATGGGACCGCGAGTGGCGGCAACACCCAGGCCCGCAGTTCACCCTCCACCCGGCGGACGTGGTGGTGTCAGCTCCCGTCATAGGCCGAATTTTTCTCAAGCGCCACACTCAACTGGTGGTGGACTGGAGTGGGCTTGATCCGGTTTGA